The Gymnogyps californianus isolate 813 chromosome 3, ASM1813914v2, whole genome shotgun sequence genomic sequence TTTGAAACTATTTGagttctgtttcatttttccatgcttaggccaaagccttttttaaaaacttgaaacCAAAATATCTAAGTTCCTAGgtactggttttatttcatgaatTGTCCCCCAAAGTATGATCAGTAGCCTCTATTCAAAATCATCATCACTAAAATTAAGAGCACTGAATCTTCCCTGTAAACATCCCGCTCTCCCCCTCGcaagaacattattttatttcagacatCAACAGGCTATTCAGAATAGCTTTCACTTTTGCTGTATCCCATCTACTTTTAGTTGTAATAACCATACTTGGGCAGAAATGAGGAAACTGAATGAGGGACTCAGAAAATAGCATTTGCAAATAAGCttcttttcacaagaaaaaggacattttaggCTATATCTGCATTAGAAAACAGGGtagcaaaacagaagcagatCTGGAGAGCAGAATAGTTGCTGCTCAGGACATTGCATCCACATTACCTTCATTCAGgaggttttgtttcagaatagCTCCAGTCTGATCCTATGGACTCGATGCTCATGAGCAGCACACATCGAGTCCAAAGACGCAACCCTGGTCTCATCCCAACCAGCTCCAGCCCACATACTCTGAGAACACTCTGCAGTAAGAGCCAAGTGAAAGCAGCATGGCTGGCAAACATACCCCCCAGGATGTTCTTCGGGGCTGTACCAACATACTGTCAGTTTCAAACGTTGCCTTCAGCACAAGGACCTTCTGGAATCCTACCAGCACACTCAGATTGAATTTAGGTACATGTACATAAACAGCTACTCTGAGGACTTACTAACTGGAATTCCCACTGAGTTAAAGTTGCATTTCCTCCGTCTCCCCTCATTAACTTTTCATAGTGTTTTCCATTACTTTATTCAGAatcatttacatatttatattattttaaagtgaagtACAATATTTACTTGGTTATCCTCTACTATACTTCACTTCTCTTCTCCTTgtagtgttgtgttttttttttttttttcccctctatagaaaacatttggaaacggggaaagcagcagaaaatcaaGGAAGGAGCATGGTAGACAGGAAATGGGGTGAAAGGGGGAAATGAACTGTCCTGAACTAAGTTTTCACTTTATATACTAACATAGAATCTAATGTGCATGAAAGTTCATATTTAGAATGAGACTGTTTATATCAACATGTGAGAAGTGTAAAATGCTGTCTATTTAGGAAAGGTAATAAAGACTATATACTAGACCTCAAAAGCAGGAACAGCCTACAGTTTTACAGATGTGGCAGTCCAGTCATTCAAAATTGCTTGACAAATCTTCATTTGGGGAACAAGCATCAAAATGGAGGACTAGAAAACCACTGCTACTCTTCAGTCTGGAAAACAAGCATCCTATGGATGGTTTTTAGAAGAGTTTATAGAGGGCAGACTGTTAGAGATCATCATTTCTAGTCTGAGACAATCATGGAAGAATAAAACAGGAGACTACAGAACCAAATTCATCTAACTATTGTCTAGTGAGTTCTTCCATATGCAAGTAGCTCAAGTAGCATATGGCAAGCTTTTCATCATAGCTTACTTTTCCTATTTGGTCACCAAACATTGGCTTCTAGAGATTTAGTTACCAAcaaattctctttttgttttgtacagCTTTGTCAAAAAGCAGCCTGGAACTAAAATTTCAGTCTAGGCCCAAACTGGTCACTCAGGACAACATGTAACCAATCATACAATTTCTGTTGGCAAATCAAAACCAAGCTTTCATAATCTTCATTTGATTTGGTGAAATtgttttaacagttttaaaaatcttgttcttGACAGCTCTCCAGTCAGAAtatactttccttttctgtatgtatttagtgttaccattttttaaaattaccagCACATAATTTTTAAACCAGTAGCTCTTTGGCTTGAAATCTTTGAAAAGTCCTAGTTCAGAATAATCATTCAATTAAGACTGACTGTTCAGCAATGTTTAAATAAGCCATTATTGCAGGTTATGTTAAAGTCTTCATACTTAATTCAATACATAAACAGGGTTTGACTACACTCAGAGAACGAAAACCAATTTTGCGTCAAGATATGTGCCAAGACACATAAAAGAGTAGCCAAACACTACTTCAGTTTTCCTGGTAAAAATCCTACTTCATTAATGCGTTCAGCTGTCCTTTCCTCAGAGGACTTACCATTGTCTCTAGACAGCACAATTATCAGACATCTTGATCTAAAAGCAGCACAACTTTGAAACAATATAGATCCTCACAGAAAATCTCTATAACAACATGAACACTGACAAAGCCTTTAGCATCTTATGCAAAAAAGGCAGCACCCACCACTTTGTGAATCTAGGACTGATATAAAGTTGCATCTAAAATACggtaaaaagcaagaaagagaagcacTCTGAAGCTAAAGTCTGATGCAATctgccaccaaaaaaaaaaaattagatcaaGTGCAATAACTGCATGTTACTTAAACACAGCTGAATAAATTGATTGTTTCCCCCCCTGCAGAAATTAAACTCACTCTGACTgctaaagaacaaaatacatttgGTAGGCCTGGACATAGTTCCTTGAGTTATCATTATGAAAGAGCAGACCTGGCTGGGGTCACTGTTGTCCTCTGCCAAAGTACCCACATAAACGCTTGGGTTTGGATTCAATGCAGTTGATGGAAAAACCTATTCGTATTTTTCCCCTAATGCTTTACAAGGGAAACAGTATTAACTCAGGAACCTGTTTAGGTATTTGTATTGAGGCTTTGATCTGACCTGCCTGTGTTCTCTGATGTGAACAGATCGTTTTTGAAGTTCTATCCGTAGACAGAACCTATGGAATAAATTCTGAGTCCTCCAGTTGAGTAAGCTGTTTTCTCTGATGGTAGCCCTCTTATCTGTAGTGAAGAGAAAATGTGTAACATTTAAAGAACATTTACACGCCACTTCTGCTGCAGGGTACTTGTTAGGCTTAAGCCTTTTCCAAATCATTTTTTCATGCAATGTAGTTCTTAAAATTTGCTATATCTTATGTCACCTATATAACAAGAAAACCAACTTGCAATTGCACCCTGCTGAATCTGGGAGTTCAGTAGTAAGAAATCCAATAATATCAGTAAGATATAAAAGACTGCACCAGACTTGTCACTGGTACTCACAGATTCCACAATCTCCTTTGCAGCTGAGAAGGAtgtgtgtttgcattttcagtttgtcAATAAATCACAGacattgctttctttctctATGTAGGATTTTAAAACTATCTTCCTTGTCATTGCCTTAAGGAGGATGAGATAGGAAGGTGTGCAAAATAAGGTCATATGCATTTGTGCTGATTTTATGCaccagcaaaaaagaaaatgcactcTCTACACTTGGTAGATAAGAACAATTTCCCTGGCAATATAGGAAGAAGGCAACCTTGCAGATCCAATATCAAACCAAAAtcaaatgtatttcatatacacatctcatttttttaaatacagtatgtACAAGAATAGTTTTCATCCTCCTTCATCTCATTTTTGGTTCATCAAGACTAGCCACAGATtggaaaaagcaatttattaTCTAAGAGACAGCAGAATAGTCATTGCATAAActtccatatatatatatatacacactgcTCTTTTTGTAAgacactgaaatacaaattttagCTAATCCAATTGTTGATCAATTATCAATCTTTTCTAAATAAGCATCAAACAGAATATGTTGCCATTATAAAAAACAGAATCCAAGCTCTTCCTATATacctcagtttttatttttaaaacgACTTCTTAAATTAACATTCATCATAGGTATGGTATTTCGTTCTATAATGCTGCCAGTTGCTGCAATCTACTGAAGCAGCCTCACAATATCCATGCCAATCTTGTCTGTAATGTCCCACAAATCAGCATCCTACTTCCAACATGAAGCTGCAAGCTCCCCCAAAGTGCATAGAAAACTAAGCAGTGAGCTTGTTTGTTTATTCCTCTGTTTGTGACATTTGGTTAAGTGGCTCCACCTGCTGTTTTGATAActaagaaaatgaagtattattaaaaaaataaacaatgctGGAATTCTGACTGCAGTAAGATGAATTATCAGTTGTGACCTTACCCCTGTGtgaaatttttatgaaaaacaaaaatctttaagacagtatttgaaaatatgacATTCATAtgtttaccaaaaaaaccagagCCATAGCCCACTTTTGGAAGTGTCGGGagggaagaacaaaaatctCACTACTTAAATGTAGCAAAGtagtttcagaaaagcagctacAGCTGCACAGGAagctttctctggttttgttcatCATCAAGATGCAAGTCTGATGACTTGCTAAATCAgttacctgttttttttttttccttccttaataGTTTGCATCTACTTGCACAGCACCTTTTAAGCTCTCTGATGACCCTAAATGTattgaaggcaaaaaaaattctagagGCCTTGTAGCTCACAACACAGCTCCAACAAATTTGCACTTGTTGCTTGTAAGAGCTCTGAACATCAGGTTCTCAGTAACCAAACACAGTATTAGAAACTTGACTTCTATGAGGTTCAAGTTAAGTTAACCCTTCACACATTTCACCACCATGCTACAAGTCTGCAGACCTGTTATAGCTGCCCTGGTTGACCTggtttcctctctctcacaggTGTGCAGATAAGGGGTGAACAAGGACCCCCTGGTCCCCCAGGCCCTATTGGACCAAGAGGACAACCAGGTCCTGCTGGAAAGCCAGGGTTTGGAAGTCCTGGTCCCCAAGGCCCCCCTGGTCCCCCAGGACCACCTGGATTCTCTGCAGTTGGAAAGCCAGGCATGCCAGGTCTACCAGGAAAGCCAGGAGACAGAGGACTAAACGGTGAGAAAGGAGAAGCTGGACCTGTTGGGCTCCCAGGAGCAAGAGGGCCACAAGGACCTCCCGGCACTCCCGGCCCCGCAGGACTGTCTGTTCCTGGCAAGCCAGGACCACAAGGCCCTCCGGGAGCTCAAGGGCCGAGGGGCCTCCCTGGCGAGAAGGGAGAGCCAGGCATCCCTGGTATAAACggacaaaagggagaaaatggaTTCGGCGTTCCAGGCCGCCCGGGTAACAGGGGTCTTCCAGGCCCACAGGGACCCCGGGGCCTCCCTGGGCCTGCTGGGGTAGGGAAGCCTGGCGAAAACGGTCTTCCAGGTCAGCCAGGTATGAAAGGTGACAGAGGTTTACCAGGTGCACCTGGAGCAGCTGGTATCCCAGGTCCCCAGGGTCCCCCAGGAGAACCTGGAGAAGCTGGCGTTGGCAAGCCTGGGCCAATGGGACCACCAGGAGCAGCAGGCATCCCCGGAGCCAAGGGACACCCCGGACCTGCAGGCTTGCCTGGATCCCCAGGTCTTCCAGGATTTGGAAAGCCAGGATTGCCGGGGATGAAGGGACACAGAGGGCCTGAAGGTCCTCCTGGCCTTCCAGGACCTAAAGGAGACCAAGGCCCAGCTGGTGTGCCAGGAGAACCAGGGCCTGCTGGGCCACCAGGGAACATGGGCCCTCAAGGACTCAAAGGCTTGCCCGGTGAGAACGGCCTACCCGGGCCCAAAGGCGACATGGGCCCTGCAGGCCCCCCAGGATTCCCAGGGGCCAAGGGTGAACGAGGTCTACCAGGATTAGAGGGAAAACCAGGATACCCAGGTGAGCAGGGTCTTGCTGGTCCTAAGGGACACCCAGGTTTCCCAGGTCCCAAAGGCGACACTGGCCATGCTGGGCTACCCGGCTTGCCCGGTCCAATGGGTCCACAAGGAGTTAAGGGAGTGCCAGGGATCAATGGCGAGCCGGGCCCCAGAGGGCCTTCAGGAATACCTGGGAACAGAGGCCCCATTGGCCCCCCTGGCCTGCCAGGAGCCCCTGGTGCGAAAGGTGAGCCAGGAGCACCAGGACTGCCAGGCCCAGCAGGTATTTCTACGAAAGGCTTAAGTGGACCCATGGGACCACCTGGACCCCCTGGGCCTAAAGGCAACAATGGAGAGCCTGGCTTGCCAGGCCCCCCAGGTCCTCCTGGTCCCCCCGGCCAAGCTGTAATCCCACAGATGCCTGAAAGCTATGTTAAAGCAGGAGAGTCTCGGGAGTTATCAGGAATGTCTTTCATGAAAGGAGGAGTAAACCAAGCTCTTACAGGGATGCCAGTGTCTGCTTTCAGTGTCATCCTCTCAAAAGCCTACCCTGGGGCAACAGTGCCCATCAAATTTGATAAAATCTTGTACAATAGGCAGCAACACTATGATCCCAGAACAGGAATCTTCACCTGCAGGATCCCTGGACTGTACTATTTCTCCTACCATGTACATGCAAAAGGAACAAATGTTTGGGTTGCACTCTACAAAAATGGTTCCCCACTCATGTACACCTATGATGAGTACAAGAAAGGATACCTTGACCAGGCTTCTGGCAGTGCTGTCATCGATCTCATGGAGAATGATCAAGTATGGCTCCAACTGCCCAATTCAGAATCTAATGGTCTCTATTCCTCTGACTATGTTCACTCTTCTTTCTCAGGTTTCCTATTTGCTCATATCTAACAACATCCCACTTACACTGTCCTGACACTCTCTCCTTCAGACCATTTAACTGGGCACTGATCTGATTCATCATTAGCAGGTCATGCAACTTCAattttgcaacagaaatgaaGGAGGGAGTGAGAAGGTGGAAGAGATTGGTTCAAACCTAGTAGAATAATATTGTATGTTTTTAGAGAATTGTCATAagaaatttgtttcaaatgatGATCAATTTTCTGACTGAATACaacattaaaattttatgaATTAATATAATGcatcagcttctcttttttttttgtttaaaaaaaaggaaaatcagattttctaaCTATCACTTCTCATAACACATAAAGTAGCCACTCCAGGACTCTACATCGTACTTCACTATACTTGAATTAACTGAAGGTATTATTCAAAGTAAACAGTCTCAGATACACTACAGTCATCACAACAGCTGGATAATATACTTCAGGAACATTCTGCTATCTGTCAGCTTCATCTTTAACCTATCAAACAGGAGTCAAGAAAACAACTCTAATACAGTGCATATCATGTCATAGTTTTAAACTAGTTCAACTTTTCTTATTAACACATAACTACTTTGCAGAAAGGTAGATTTACAAATTATTACCTGTTACTGAAGATCTAAGACTTTCACAATATGAAAAAGCAACCAGATTTGAAGCCTAGAAATCCACTTAGCTTTGTTTGATGCATATTTTGTAATCTGCAGCAACAAACTAGTTCAATATTTTTTAAGCTCCTACCATTCTGTAAAACTACAATATTCAGAGTACTGTAAAACAACTATCACCAAAGCCAGACATTAAGAACATATCTTCACAAGCATGCAGACGCTCACAAAATCAGAACAGCTTTACCACACCAAAATTGGAGACAATCTTTGCACTGATTTTCCCTGAACAGTTCATTCCTTTAAAACACAACAGTCTGGGGAATATATTTTACTTACATGGTAAATTTATCAGATGATGACAGTAATTAGTCAGTAGACATAACCATATTTACCATACCTACATACACTCATGTCTCACAAACATTAGACATTACATTAATCTGTTATGGCACTATGAAAAGTTAATGGTATAAAGTAAGCTAGCTTAGTAAATTTAGTGCTTATAAATTTTGAAACCATAATAGTTTGATCACATATTTCTTCCAATGACAGTTACTAGTATCATATACATCAAAACCTTATGAACTcttaaactattatttttagcgttatttttttaaacagaagtttttaATCACTTGCACTAAAAGTACATAGGCCTGTGTTTAAAAGTTTTGTGATATTACCATTTCTTCATGAAAGCAGAACCTGAGGCTTGTTATGTTGTGTACATTTGAAATCAGCAATTTCCTAAGTCCTTGATAAGACGTTgggattaataaaaaaaagcgAGGACATCTTTGGGTTGATCCATCATTAGCAAAACTATGTAATGTTTTGGAAACTGTAGAGAGCTACGAAGAAAGTAACTTTGCAgaattgttttttctccccttatTAAGTGCTGCTGGATAAGGAAGCCTGTGGTTTAGGCTATACTTcggtaaaataataaatgcttaAGTAGAGAGTGTAACATGAGATCTGCTTATTTTAGCAGCCAAGTAGACCTAGGCAAGGAAACTGGTACTACTATTATAAACACTGCACACAAACGTTTGTAGGGAAATAATACAGTGGACAGTACCACGATTCGTAAGTAGCAATCCTGCAATACTTTTCTTTCAAgccaaaataaaactcaagacAATTGAGTCTGAATTGTCTATCCCCACTTTTCTACCTTCCTGTTTTAGGCCAAACATTAATTACAGATCTTCTAAGAATTATCTCTTTTTTgcactaaaaatgttttcctgtgcaGTCACTTGAATTAGTTCAACAGCACTTTTCAGTACTTAAACATAGAAAGTGCTGCAGCCCACACATTCAACCATTCTGGcacttttgtttcagaaacaaatagaGAGACTGGGTACTGGAGCTGGAAAATACTGCTCAGTAGTTGTAAAGTTTCTGGTTAATTGCTTTACATACGAAATGTATGCCAAAGCACACGTTTAAAATTGTTGGAGATGCTTGGTGCTCAGCAGTACATTACTGTCCTGTGATTCCAATTAACTAGTCTCTGCACAAGAAACTGGGCCCAGACAGTATTCTTAAAAGCATAGTTCACTAATCCTTATCGTCCATCCACTTTAAATCAGGTTTTGTCCTTTAACATCTTTGTTCCTCGAATGAACACACAGAACTTCAAATACGTCTACAGCCTAGTACCTCATGCCCGTCTTTTTGAGGGCTTTTCATAATTGTTCAGACATTAAGAAAGCAACTCTTAACACTGAAAAGCTAGACATCACACACCAAATTGTGGCACAAGCACAACTTACACCTTGATTTTAGCTTTGGATTCTCAATTTAGAGGGGACCTTGAGAAGGTCTGCAAgatttttaagtttgttttttagtattttctccACATGAAGATTAGCAACCTACTTAAAGATAAAGTTCTTCCAGAAACCACATCTCTTCTGGATCATGGGcattagaggaaagaaaatccaatatgagattaaaatgaaaacataagaGCCTGTAATAGTGCAAAACTCACTTCCAAAGAACTACTGAAATTTCTGAAGCCTTAAGTGGTCAAACACATGAAGCACCCAAATAATCTCTTCTGTATTTAGCTGGAAAGCCCAGCAGAGAAGTGTAACAAATTAACGTGCTTCTATCTTTGTTGCACTTTTCACAATTAAGACAACTAAAGATCTCTCATCACTGGACTACATCAACATTAGGAATTTCTCatgttttacagaatttttagagaattctttctttttggccAGAAAAGCATCTTcgctttttgtttgttgtatttGAAGTTGCATATAAAAGCTATAACACACATATCACAGACATCTAGATTCATTATCTTCTGCCAAGACAAAAGGCTAATACCATAAACTTGTGATCAAAAACATCTGTGTGGGTGTACGTGTGCACGTTTTTGGGGAGAGGATGGAGTAGTTTAGAAAGATCCAAAGTTTTCCTCCCCAAAGTAACACTTCCCATATATCAGCATGCCACTTCAGAATACTGAtcaaatcacattaaaaaaagacaaaacgcaagttattaaaaaacaggttttaagtCTAGgactttctttctctgataattttcctttttgtaaaagATGGTCAGTGACAAATTTCTCAGATGCATCCTTGAAACCTGAGAGCAGATCCCATCAAGCCTTTTTATGGGCAATTTATGAAGTCTCTGCTGCCATATTAGCCGTGATCTTTTtacttccaaaatgaaatataatctTATGAACTGattgaaaatattacaaatatgtCATTGTCACTATATAACCACAGATGCTATGGTTTTCAGAAGTGTCAGGGGAATTATAGGGAAAGAATcatgcaagagagagaaagcagcctttaagagaagaaattttacaaaatactgcattaaGAAGTTATATTAGGCAACTTCCTCCTACAAAAACTATTGGTTTCTCTGTCAAAAATCACcaaatctgaaatttttcaCATGGAAATAATTATACAGTTCTTCAAGCCCTCATTACTCCTCTGAAGATCAAACTTTGTTTCCACAACATGTTGTGGACCTCTGTCCACATATTTATATAGTGTAAAATACATTGCCACGtgacatttcctttaaaattgcTCTTTCCTAATGTCTGTAGAACATACACTAAATGAAACACATACAAAGTAATATTAATCACCTTAAAGTTGCAAAATATTCCAGTAATAAGTTGAAGATTTACAAAAAGGGTTCTCAAGTAATTTAATGCTCAGCTTGGATATCAATTGCAGAGGGCATTCTTGCAGGTATTATTAGGTAAGAAATGACCATTTTGCAAATATGAATATCCTTGTTCATTGCTATCTGACATCATGCTTTTCTGATAGTATTGTTTAATAGAttctcacaatttttttttgagttatTCTTCACAAAGGAAGGTCTGAATAGCACAAGACTATTTTGGTACCCTTTTACTTTCCCTCTGCAAGCCTCAGTTCTTCACTTCTTTACAAGTAGAAGAGTGGGTTAATACCCTTCATTAAGCTGAGTCAGGACAATCATACCTATTTGAAAGAgccatccaaaaaaaaaaaatcatagggCAATTATCTAAGGCAATTACCATAGCTAAgacaatgaaaagcaaaatccacCAGACACCTGATTATGATCAAAGAAATcatgtgaaaaagagaaaggacatAGAGAAACAAGGGCATACTGACAACAAACCAAGGTGAACTGCAAACACttaatggatttaaaaaaataaaacggTCAGTCGTTCTGCTCCATCACTGACAATGGCACTACCAAGATGGCATTTTGACTTGGGAACTTTGCGTCTCCTCAACTGAGCacttaattttgcttttgaaattttaccTTGACTAACTGTTAATGagcactgcttttctctgaaggGTTAAACCCTCTACAAGGCATCAAAGGCATGGAGTTAAGTCAAGAGACTGTGGTTTTCAGGCCAGGCTCTGGGCTAAGAAAGACGGTGGGGCTTCCTGGTATGTAGACGTTGGGCTGAAGCCAGGTTTAGGAGTTTCCTCAGGAAGTTATGTTAAGCTtgcaactgagaaaaaaaaaaaatctctttggcACAAACTTGTGACAGAAGATTAGTACCATTATTCTCATTTCACAGATGGACctgaaccaaaaaaagagatacTCCATGGGAATATCACAGGTAAGTGATACAGGAAGAAATTATCTCTGGTTCTTCTGACTCCCTGTTCAGTGCTTTATCCACTGGACCAtgttattaaaaggaaaataagaccACTACGAAGCCTTTCAAAGCGATGCATGACAGAGCGTAGCACTttcatgtattaaaatatttaagtagtGTATACAATCTGCATTGTTTCACTTCTGATTTTACAGAGCTTTATCCAAAACAACTCATGCCTATCAGTTACTatgttttcttatattttcaACACCATTGTACATGTGCCTCATGACTTTTATAACAGAGAATGAGGTGTATTAAAATAGGTACCAATTCTGATAGGAGTTAGAAAGGATTAAGTCATATCACACATCTGTTTGTATGCAGATTCCATGCTTACATACACAAATAGGTACCTGATAGGTAAGTATATGCATAAACATACACCTGTACACACAAGCAGACActcatatataaataaaactgagcaaGTATTTATGAGTTCAAAGATCAGGCTTTAACTTTTGTTTGATCTAATTAATTtccaaagaacattttaaaatattattttttgccAAATGCTGCATGATCCAcaccttttaaaacaaagagctttcatgatttgaaaaaagaatgaaaaaatgcataaaaaatagTTACAGTTGATGAGGATTGGGTTAATACCAGCAGAAAACGAAGgatacatttatttcatgtatgATTGAGTGCCTAGAGGAATTCTTAACTACCAATCACACTCTAAGCTCCAATGGAAAcacagtaacaacaacaaacaacacaTTTTAGGAATATCTTGCTGTGTTTTACAATATGCATCCTGACATCAACttctatttttgtttggaaCCTCTCTGAGACAATTTTGTCATTTACATTGGAAAGGAATACAGCAAGTAGTACAGCTCTGCTGAACAAAAGGTAAGTTTTAAGAGGGTTCAAAGTACACCCGTGCCTAATGAACATTGCATTAATAGAGGTAATTCTATCGGAAAATACTGTCAGCAAAATGATACAGAATTCTGAACTAAGCTGCACATaatctttttacaaaaaaacatagttaaaaataatttcaattaacTGTGTGCACACACAAGATGGTTAGCCTTTATTATCAACTTGTTATTTTATATGCCTAACAGAAACTCAGAAGTCAAgtctgtgaaaaggaaaataatttctagctGAAGGGTATCCAAGATGTTTTCCAACTCTAATTTATATTACAGTATTATAAGGTTGGCTTTGGGTGGAGGAAggctattattaaaaaaaattcctctgcaATTTTTAGTAGTTTATAACAAAATAACAATCTCATTGCTGTTGTGTCAATACTACATGAGGAATTCTAATCAAAACTAGAACGCTAAAGAAAATTATCAAATATTAGTTagtactttaatttttttcctaatgcatttctgattttatttatgatTACAAGAACATAAGGAATAGAATCAAAACACAGTTCAAGGATGTCCACATTACCATACCAATCATGGTAAGAAACCATTTTTCCTCTAAATTCAGTGAAGTAGCACATCACAAGTGTTATTAAAGACAGCAAAAGTTTCAGCTAAATGAAATAGAATTCTATTCCAGGAAAACATGTGTATACTATACAACTACTTGTAAgcctgagaaggaaaagctgtgttGAGTAGCCTACAGTGTACTTGCAAATGTATTTGCTCTGGCAAGCACACATAATATTTTCGGCTATTAGAGTACAT encodes the following:
- the COL10A1 gene encoding collagen alpha-1(X) chain; this encodes MHLQISLLLLFCLNIVHGSDGYFSERYQKQSSIKGPHFLPFNVKSQGVQIRGEQGPPGPPGPIGPRGQPGPAGKPGFGSPGPQGPPGPPGPPGFSAVGKPGMPGLPGKPGDRGLNGEKGEAGPVGLPGARGPQGPPGTPGPAGLSVPGKPGPQGPPGAQGPRGLPGEKGEPGIPGINGQKGENGFGVPGRPGNRGLPGPQGPRGLPGPAGVGKPGENGLPGQPGMKGDRGLPGAPGAAGIPGPQGPPGEPGEAGVGKPGPMGPPGAAGIPGAKGHPGPAGLPGSPGLPGFGKPGLPGMKGHRGPEGPPGLPGPKGDQGPAGVPGEPGPAGPPGNMGPQGLKGLPGENGLPGPKGDMGPAGPPGFPGAKGERGLPGLEGKPGYPGEQGLAGPKGHPGFPGPKGDTGHAGLPGLPGPMGPQGVKGVPGINGEPGPRGPSGIPGNRGPIGPPGLPGAPGAKGEPGAPGLPGPAGISTKGLSGPMGPPGPPGPKGNNGEPGLPGPPGPPGPPGQAVIPQMPESYVKAGESRELSGMSFMKGGVNQALTGMPVSAFSVILSKAYPGATVPIKFDKILYNRQQHYDPRTGIFTCRIPGLYYFSYHVHAKGTNVWVALYKNGSPLMYTYDEYKKGYLDQASGSAVIDLMENDQVWLQLPNSESNGLYSSDYVHSSFSGFLFAHI